From Streptomyces sp. NBC_00683, one genomic window encodes:
- a CDS encoding putative protein N(5)-glutamine methyltransferase, translating to MQEFASPHSVSSIVTTLRAAGCVFAEDETELLLSTAAGPAELAAMVERRVAGLPLEHVLGWAEFCGLRVAVDPGVFVPRRRTEFLVRQAVALAGRKPAVVVDLCCGSGALGTALAAALTDVELHATDVEPAAVRCARRNVGELGQVYEGDLFEPLPGSLRGRVDVLLANVPYVPTDDVELLPPEARIHEPRVALDGGGDGLDVMRRVAAAAPDWLAPGGALLVETSERQAARAAETVGASGLSARVVVSEELYATVVIGTRPV from the coding sequence ATGCAGGAATTCGCTTCACCGCACTCCGTCTCGTCGATCGTCACCACGCTCCGTGCCGCCGGCTGTGTCTTCGCCGAGGACGAGACCGAACTCCTCCTCTCCACGGCCGCCGGTCCGGCGGAACTCGCGGCCATGGTCGAACGCCGCGTTGCCGGTCTGCCGCTTGAACACGTGCTCGGCTGGGCCGAGTTCTGCGGGCTGCGGGTGGCCGTGGACCCCGGGGTCTTCGTGCCCCGTCGCCGTACCGAATTCCTTGTCCGCCAGGCCGTGGCTCTCGCCGGGCGGAAGCCGGCCGTCGTCGTCGACCTCTGCTGCGGTTCCGGGGCGCTGGGTACGGCGCTGGCGGCGGCGCTGACCGACGTCGAACTGCACGCCACGGATGTCGAACCCGCCGCCGTGCGGTGCGCGCGCCGCAATGTCGGTGAGCTCGGACAGGTCTATGAGGGCGACCTCTTCGAGCCGCTGCCCGGCTCGCTGCGCGGGCGCGTCGACGTTCTGCTCGCCAACGTGCCGTACGTGCCGACCGACGACGTCGAACTGCTGCCGCCCGAGGCGCGTATCCACGAGCCGCGCGTGGCGCTCGACGGTGGCGGGGACGGCCTCGACGTCATGCGGCGGGTTGCCGCCGCGGCGCCGGACTGGCTGGCACCCGGCGGGGCCCTCCTCGTCGAGACGAGTGAGCGCCAGGCGGCGCGTGCCGCGGAGACGGTGGGCGCCAGCGGGCTGAGCGCGCGGGTGGTCGTCTCGGAGGAGCTGTACGCCACGGTGGTGATCGGGACCCGCCCCGTGTAG
- a CDS encoding bifunctional [glutamine synthetase] adenylyltransferase/[glutamine synthetase]-adenylyl-L-tyrosine phosphorylase, which produces MTTVPGRRSSNFTRLLRHGFTDPSAAERLLELPELSSVRSDPVLFDALGATADPDLALHSLVRLVEAEEADERQVLLDTLVTAKPLRDRLLGVLGASEALGDHLARYPRDWQVLVTYEATDLHPGVAEFERMLADAVDPDSLRVAYRRSLLSIAARDVCGTTDLAQVAAELADLATATLRAALAIARTAAPADAARCRLAVIAMGKCGGHELNYVSDVDVIFVGEPVDGEEENGSMQAATRLAAHMMRICADTTVEGTIWPVDANLRPEGRNGPLVRTLSSHLAYYQRWAKTWEFQALLKARPVAGDPALGAEYVEAVSPLVWQAADRENFVGDVQKMRRRVVDNIPVDRVDRELKLGPGGLRDVEFAVQLLQLVHGRSDATLHAGSTLAALRALADGGYVGRADAAQLDEAYRFLRAMEHRIQLYRLRRTHLVPEDESDLRRLGRSLGLRTDPVAELNKAWRRHASVVRRLHEKIFYRPLLDAVAQLAPGETRLSAKAAIVRLEALGYADPAAALRHLETLSSGVSRKAAIQRTLLPVLLGWFADSADPDAGLLGFRQVSDALGKTPWYLRLLRDEGAAAENLARVLSAGRLAPDLLMRAPEAVAILGDPEGLKPRTRDHLEQEVLAAVGRAEGAEAAVAVARGVRRRELFRTTAADLIGSYGTEENPAEQDPGALVDRVGPAVTDLNAATISGALRAAVREQWGDTLPTRFAVIGMGRFGGHELSYGSDADVLFVHAPREGVSDEEAARAANTVITEMRRLLQLPTADPPLIIDADLRPEGKSGPLVRTLKSYEVYYRRWALVWESQALLRAEPMAGDEDLGRAFIELVDPLRYPAEGLGEDAVRGIRKLKARMESERIPRGADPTLHMKLGRGGLSDVEWTVQLLQMQHGWAEPGLRTTRTREALAAACAAELIPVEEAQTLDEAWVLATRVRNAVMLVRGRPGDTFPSNPRELTAVGRYLGYEPGHVGDMLEDYRRITRRARAVVEERFYGAG; this is translated from the coding sequence ATGACGACGGTGCCTGGGCGCAGGAGCAGCAACTTCACCCGACTGCTGCGGCACGGTTTTACCGATCCGTCCGCAGCCGAACGGCTCCTCGAACTGCCCGAGCTCTCCTCCGTACGGTCCGATCCCGTCCTCTTCGACGCGCTCGGTGCCACGGCCGACCCGGATCTTGCCCTGCACAGCCTCGTCCGGCTCGTCGAGGCGGAGGAGGCAGACGAACGGCAGGTCCTGCTGGACACCCTCGTCACCGCCAAGCCGCTGCGGGACCGGCTCCTCGGCGTTCTCGGCGCCTCCGAGGCCCTCGGGGACCACCTGGCGCGGTACCCCCGCGACTGGCAGGTGCTCGTCACGTACGAGGCCACCGATCTGCACCCCGGCGTCGCCGAATTCGAACGCATGCTCGCCGATGCCGTCGACCCGGACTCCCTGCGGGTCGCCTACCGCCGTTCCCTGCTGTCGATTGCGGCCCGCGACGTGTGCGGCACCACCGACCTCGCCCAGGTCGCCGCCGAGCTGGCCGACCTGGCGACGGCCACCTTGCGCGCCGCGCTCGCCATCGCCCGTACCGCCGCCCCCGCCGACGCCGCCCGGTGCCGGCTCGCCGTCATCGCGATGGGCAAGTGCGGCGGGCACGAACTGAACTACGTCTCCGACGTCGATGTGATCTTCGTGGGGGAGCCGGTGGACGGGGAGGAGGAGAACGGGTCCATGCAGGCCGCCACCCGCCTCGCCGCCCACATGATGCGGATCTGCGCCGACACCACCGTCGAAGGCACCATCTGGCCGGTCGACGCCAATCTCCGCCCCGAGGGCCGCAACGGGCCGCTGGTGCGGACCCTGAGCTCGCACCTCGCCTACTACCAGCGCTGGGCCAAGACCTGGGAGTTCCAGGCCCTGCTGAAGGCCCGGCCGGTCGCCGGTGACCCCGCGCTCGGCGCGGAGTACGTCGAGGCCGTGTCGCCGCTGGTGTGGCAGGCCGCCGACCGGGAGAACTTCGTCGGCGACGTACAGAAGATGCGCCGCCGCGTCGTCGACAACATCCCCGTCGACCGCGTCGACCGCGAGCTCAAGCTCGGGCCCGGCGGGCTGCGGGACGTCGAGTTCGCCGTACAGCTGCTCCAGCTGGTCCACGGGCGCAGCGACGCCACCCTGCACGCCGGCTCCACCCTGGCCGCCCTGCGGGCGCTCGCCGACGGCGGATACGTGGGGCGGGCGGACGCGGCGCAGCTGGACGAGGCGTACCGCTTCCTGCGCGCCATGGAACACCGCATCCAGCTCTACCGGCTGCGCCGCACGCATCTGGTCCCCGAGGACGAATCGGACCTGCGGCGGCTCGGGCGCTCCCTCGGGCTGCGTACGGACCCCGTCGCCGAGCTCAACAAGGCGTGGCGGCGGCACGCCTCGGTGGTGCGGCGCCTGCACGAGAAGATCTTCTACCGGCCGCTGCTGGACGCCGTCGCCCAGCTGGCGCCCGGCGAGACCAGGCTCAGCGCGAAGGCCGCCATCGTCCGGCTGGAAGCCCTCGGGTACGCCGATCCGGCGGCTGCGCTGCGGCATCTGGAGACCCTGTCGTCCGGGGTGTCCCGCAAGGCCGCCATCCAGCGCACGCTGCTGCCGGTCCTGCTCGGCTGGTTCGCGGACTCCGCAGATCCGGACGCGGGGCTCCTCGGCTTCCGGCAGGTGTCCGACGCGCTCGGCAAGACCCCCTGGTACCTGCGGCTCCTGCGGGACGAAGGCGCCGCGGCGGAGAACCTCGCCCGGGTCCTGTCGGCCGGCCGCCTCGCCCCCGACCTGCTGATGCGGGCCCCGGAGGCCGTCGCCATCCTCGGCGACCCGGAGGGGCTGAAGCCGCGTACCCGGGACCACCTGGAACAGGAGGTGCTCGCCGCGGTGGGCCGAGCTGAGGGCGCCGAGGCGGCGGTCGCGGTGGCGCGCGGGGTGCGGCGGCGGGAGCTCTTCCGCACGACGGCCGCCGACCTCATCGGCTCGTACGGCACCGAGGAGAACCCCGCGGAACAGGATCCGGGCGCGCTCGTCGACCGGGTCGGACCCGCGGTCACCGATCTGAACGCCGCCACGATCTCGGGGGCCCTGCGTGCCGCCGTACGCGAGCAGTGGGGCGACACGCTGCCGACCCGGTTCGCCGTCATCGGCATGGGCCGCTTCGGCGGGCACGAGCTGAGCTACGGCTCCGACGCGGACGTCCTGTTCGTGCACGCCCCGCGGGAGGGCGTGAGCGACGAGGAGGCCGCCCGGGCCGCGAACACCGTCATCACGGAGATGCGCAGGCTGCTGCAGCTGCCGACCGCCGACCCGCCGCTGATCATCGACGCCGACCTGCGCCCCGAGGGCAAGAGCGGACCGCTGGTCCGCACGCTGAAGTCGTACGAGGTCTACTACCGCCGCTGGGCGCTGGTCTGGGAGAGCCAGGCACTGCTGCGCGCCGAGCCCATGGCGGGGGACGAGGACCTGGGGCGCGCGTTCATCGAGCTGGTCGATCCGTTGCGCTACCCCGCGGAAGGGCTGGGCGAGGACGCCGTCCGGGGGATCCGGAAGCTCAAGGCGCGCATGGAGTCCGAACGGATACCGCGGGGCGCAGACCCGACGCTCCACATGAAGCTGGGCCGTGGTGGGCTGAGTGACGTCGAGTGGACGGTGCAGCTGCTGCAGATGCAGCACGGCTGGGCGGAGCCGGGACTGCGGACGACGCGCACGCGCGAGGCGCTGGCCGCGGCGTGTGCGGCGGAGCTGATCCCGGTGGAGGAGGCGCAGACGCTGGACGAGGCGTGGGTCCTGGCCACACGGGTGCGCAACGCGGTGATGCTGGTACGGGGGCGGCCGGGCGACACGTTCCCCTCGAACCCGCGGGAGCTGACGGCGGTGGGGCGGTACCTGGGGTACGAGCCGGGGCACGTCGGGGACATGCTGGAGGACTACCGGCGGATCACACGGCGGGCGCGGGCGGTGGTGGAGGAGCGGTTCTACGGGGCGGGGTGA
- a CDS encoding pyridoxamine 5'-phosphate oxidase family protein — protein MPDENATPDTALDSRYSGENATARPWPEAVALLTDAELYWLSTVRPDGRPHVTPLIGVWSDGALHFCTGATERKAQNLAANPEVVLTTGANTLDEGFDVVVEGRAARVTDEKRLIALAEAWETKYGSDWHFGVTDGMFSNGAGGRAEVFAVAPRTAFGFAKGDPYGQTRWRFA, from the coding sequence ATGCCGGACGAGAACGCCACCCCGGACACCGCCCTGGACTCCCGGTACAGCGGCGAGAACGCCACCGCCCGCCCATGGCCCGAAGCGGTCGCCCTCCTGACGGACGCCGAGCTGTACTGGCTCTCGACGGTCCGCCCGGACGGCCGCCCTCACGTCACCCCGCTGATCGGGGTCTGGTCGGACGGCGCCCTGCACTTCTGCACGGGCGCAACGGAGCGCAAGGCACAGAATCTGGCCGCCAACCCGGAGGTGGTCCTGACCACCGGCGCCAACACGCTCGACGAGGGCTTCGACGTGGTGGTCGAGGGCCGGGCCGCCCGGGTGACGGACGAGAAGCGCCTGATCGCGCTGGCCGAGGCCTGGGAGACGAAGTACGGCAGCGACTGGCACTTCGGTGTCACCGACGGCATGTTCTCCAACGGCGCCGGCGGCCGTGCGGAGGTCTTCGCGGTGGCCCCCCGCACGGCCTTCGGCTTCGCCAAGGGCGACCCGTACGGCCAGACCCGCTGGCGCTTCGCCTGA